The Bacteroidota bacterium genome includes the window CAATTGCGGCGTATGTTCTGATGCCAAACCACTATCACCTGCTTGCACAGCAGACACGCGACGATGGAATAGCAAAAATGATGGAGGCACTCGGCACGTCGTCGGCAAAGCGGTTCAACCTGAAGTACAAGCACGTCGGGCACTTGTGGCAAGGTCCGTACCGGTATGCGTTCATTCCGACTTATGAAGGAATCGCGGAAGTTGCGCGATACATCCACCTCAACCCTGTCCGCGCACGGTTGGCGAAGTCGCCGGAAGAGTGGCCGTGGTCGGACTATCGTGAGCATGTTACCTCGGCAGAAGGTTTCCTTGATCAGGTGCTGTCCGAGGTTCAAGGAAACCTTCATCATGGCAGCTACGTCGAATTCGTTCG containing:
- a CDS encoding transposase: MDRPDPIVTNEFYHLYNRGNNKQRVFHEDSDYRAFLTKLNAASSRHAVTIAAYVLMPNHYHLLAQQTRDDGIAKMMEALGTSSAKRFNLKYKHVGHLWQGPYRYAFIPTYEGIAEVARYIHLNPVRARLAKSPEEWPWSDYREHVTSAEGFLDQVLSEVQGNLHHGSYVEFVRQGVADIDALRSALFASDEGFLPPSSGEGFLPPGSSKDEGNLQR